CTTAAAGGACATCCAGTATTGCTAAACCGTGCTCCTACACTTCACCGTTTAGGTATACAGGCATTTCAGCCAAAACTTATTGAAGGTAAGGCGATACAATTACATCCGTTAGTTTGTACAGCATTTAACGCCGATTTTGATGGAGATCAGATGGCAGTGCATTTACCATTAGGGCCAGAAGCAATTCTAGAGGCTCAGATGTTAATGCTTGCTTCAAACAACATTTTAAACCCTGCAAACGGTGCTCCAATTACGGTACCTTCACAGGATATGGTTCTTGGTCTTTATTATATGACTAAGGCGCGTAAGAGTACTCCTGAACATCCTATATTAGGTGAAGGGATCACATTTTATAGCCCAGAAGAAGTTGTAATTGCACATAATCAAAAGCGTGTTAATATTAACGCTATGATTAAAATACGTACTAAAGATTTTAACGAGGAAGGAAAACTAGTTTCTCAAATTATTGATAGTACTGTAGGACGTGTATTATTTAATGAGAGTGTTCCAGAAGAGGCAGGTTACATCAACGAAGTATTGACAAAAAAGTCACTTAGAGATGTAATTGCTCGTATTTTAAAATTAACTAACGTTCCGCGTACTGCAGAATTCTTAGATAGTATTAAAACGCTAGGTTACACATTTGCATTTAGAGGTGGTCTTTCTTTCTCACTTGGGGATATTATAATTCCTAAAGAAAAATATGAAATGATTGACGAGGCCAATACACAGGTAGATGGTATTATGTCTAGCTACAATATGGGTCTTATTACCAACTCTGAACGTTACAATCAGGTTATTGATGTTTGGACGTCAACTAACGCATCGTTAACAGAGCTTGCTATGAAGCGTATTCGCGAAGATCAGCAAGGATTTAACTCTGTATATATGATGCTTGATTCTGGTGCGAGGGGTTCAAAAGAACAGATTCGCCAGTTAACAGGGATGCGTGGTTTGATGGCTAAGCCTAAGAAGTCAAATGATGGAGGTGGTGCTATTATTGAAAACCCTATTCTTTCAAACTTTAAGGAAGGACTTTCAATTCTTGAATACTTTATATCTACTCACGGTGCTCGTAAAGGTCTTGCAGATACAGCTCTTAAAACAGCAGATGCCGGTTACTTAACACGTCGTCTGGTTGATGTTTCTCAAGATGTAATTATCAATAGTGAAGATTGTGATACTTTAAGAGGTGTAGAAGTTTCTGCCTTAAAGAAAAATGAAGAGATTGTTGAAACTTTAGAAGCGCGTATAATAGGTCGTATTGCATTAAATGATGTAATTAACCCATTAGATAGTGAGGTAATTGTTAAAGCCGGAGCAGAGATAACTGAAGAGTTAGCTGCAGAAATAACTAAAGCTCCTATAGAATCTGTAGAAGTACGTTCTGCATTGACTTGTGAAGCTACTAAAGGTATTTGTTCTAAATGCTACGGTCGTAACCTTGCAACCAATAAAATGGTTCAGATGGGTGAGGCTGTTGGTGTTGTTGCTGCTCAATCTATTGGTGAGCCAGGTACACAGCTTACACTTAGAACTTTCCACGTGGGAGGTATTGCTGGTAACATTTCTGAAGAAAATAAAGTGGTTGTTAAATTTAGCGGTCGTTTAGAAATTGAAGATCTTAAAACCGTAGAAGGTGAAGCTCCAGATGGTTCAATTTCACAAATTGTAATATCACGTACCTCAGAAGCTAAAATATTTGACAATAAAACAGGTATATTATTAAGTACTAATAACATTCCTTATGGTTCGCAGCTATCTGCAAAAGACGGTGACCTTGTAACAAAAGGTGATGTTATTTGTAGTTGGGATCCATATAACGGGGTTATTATTTCTGAATTTGCCGGTAAGATTAAATATGAAAATATTGAACAAGGTCTTACATATCAGGTAGAAACAGATGAGCAAACTGGTTTCCAGGAAAAAGTAATTTCAGAATCTCGTAATAAACGAATGATTCCTACTTTACATATTATAGGTAAAAAAGACGAAATTATTCGTTCTTATAACCTACCTGTAGGGGCTCACTTAATGGTTGACGATGACGATAAAATTAAAATAGGTAAAATCTTAGTTAAGATACCTCGTAAATCTGCAAAAGCAGGTGATATTACAGGGGGTCTTCCTAGAGTTACTGAATTATTCGAAGCTCGTAATCCTTCTAATCCTGCTGTTGTAAGTGAGATTGATGGTGTTGTTTCCTTTGGTAAGATTAAAAGAGGTAACCGTGAGATTATTGTAGAGTCTAAACTTGGTGAGGTTAAAAAATATCTTGTTAAGTTATCTAATCAGATTCTTGTTCAAGAAAATGACTTTGTGAGAGCAGGTATGCCATTATCTGATGGTTCTGTTACTCCGGAAGATATTTTATCTATTAAAGGTCCTTCTGCTGTACAACAATATCTTGTAAATGAAGTACAAGAAGTATATCGTTTACAAGGTGTGAAAATTAACGATAAGCATTTTGAAGTAGTAGTACGTCAAATGATGCGTAAAGTTAGAATTCAAGATCCGGGAGATACTATCTTCTTAGAAAATCAATTAGTTCATAAAGATGATTTCGTTACAGAAAACGATTCAATTTTTGGAATGAAAGTTATTGAAGAGGCTGGTGATTCTGCAACTCTTAAACCAGGACAAATAATTTCACCACGTGATTTACGTGATGAAAATTCAATCTTAAGGAGAGAAGATAAAGTTCTAGCTACCGCTCGTGACGTAGTTGCAGCAACTGCAACTCCAGTACTTCAGGGTATTACTAGAGCTTCACTTCAAACAAAATCATTTATATCTGCAGCATCGTTCCAGGAAACGACTAAGGTTCTTAACGAAGCAGCAGTAAGTGGTAAGATTGATGATTTAGAAGGTCTTAAAGAGAATGTAATTGTTGGACATAGAATTCCTGCAGGTACTGGTTTACGTAGATACGATAAAATTATCGTAGGAAGTAAACAAGAACTTGAAGAGCTTAATGCAGCTCGGGAAGAAGTAAATTTTAATTAATTTAACTGTATATATAAAAGCAGCTTCAGAAATGGAGCTGCTTTTTTTATTTAAACTATTTTATAATGGCAGAAGATGAAAATGCTCAAAACCCTCAATTAAATATTGAACTTGATGAAACGATTGCTCAGGGACAATATTCTAATCTGGCAATAATAAATCACTCGGTTTCTGAATTTGTAGTAGATTTTATAAATATAATGCCCGGTACTCCTAAGAGTAAAGTAAAATCACGAATTATTTTAACACCACAACATGCTAAACGTTTAGCTAAGGCTTTACAAGAAAATGTAAAGCGTTTCGAAAAAGCACACGGAGAAATAAAAGATTATGAAAAACAACCCGTGCCTCTTAATTTTGGTCCAACCGGTCAAGCTTAATAAAAAAAGCCTAAACATTTGTTTAGGCTTTTTTTAATATAAGATTATCCAATCAATTTGTTTGTAACAATAAGATTATCTTATTTAGATAAAAAACATAAGTCTTTTAGAGCTTGTTTTAGAGCTTTTTTTAAAAACTACAGGTTTATGTTAGTCTACGGAATTATAAACGCACAGGGGTCGTTAAAATAATTATTTGTACTCTGAAACAAAATGTAGTTTGACGTTAGGGTATTTTTGTTGTGTCATTTGTAAAGTAAAAGGAGAGTCTGCTAAAAATACGAGATGTCCTCTTTTATCCTTTGCCATAAATCGCTGCTTTACTCTAATGAACTCTTTAAACTCTTCACTTTTAGAATCATTTGGCTCAACCCAACAAGCTTTATGAACACTTAGGGGCTCGTAAGTGCATTTAGCACCGTATTCATGCTCTAATCGGTACTGAATTACTTCATATTGTAGAGCACCAACTGTGCCTATGACTTTTCGACCGTTTAATTCGAGTGTAAATAACTGTGCTACACCTTCATCCATTAGCTGGTCTATACCTTTTTCCAGCTGTTTAGACTTCATAGGGTCTGCATTATTTATATATCTAAAGTGTTCAGGAGAGAAGGCTGGGATACCTTTATAATGAATTTCTTCGCCTTCCGTTAAAGTATCTCCTATTTTAAAATTACCGGTATCATGAAGACCTACAATATCACCAGGATATGAAATGTCAACTATTTCTTTCTTTTCAGCAAAAAAAGCATTTGGGCTCGAAAACTTTACTTTTTTGCCATTTCGTACATGTAAATAAGGAGTGTTTCGTTCAAAAACTCCAGATACAATCTTCACGAAAGCAAGTCGATCTCTATGTTTAGGATCCATATTCGCGTGAATTTTGAATACGAAACCAGTAAAATCTTTTTCATCTGGTTTAACAATTCTTTCTTCACTTTGTTTTGGTCTAGGAGTAGGTGCTATTGTTACAAAACAATCTAAAAGTTCTCTTACACCAAAATTATTTAATGCAGAGCCAAAGAATACGGGTTGTTGTTCTGCTGCGAGATAAGCTTCCTGATCAAATGAAGGGTAGACGCCTTCAACTAATTCTAACTCTTCTCTTAAAGTTTTAGCAGGTTTTTCACCTATTAACTGATCTAATTCTTCTGTTTGTATATCTTTTATATTGATAGTTTCTTCTATATTCTTACGACTATCACCACTAAAGAGATTAATATTTTTCTCCCAAATATTGTAAATTCCCTTGAAATCATAACCCATACCAATAGGGAAACTTAGTGGTGTCACGGTAAGTGAGAGCTTTTGTTCTATTTCATCTAAGAGTTCAAATGCATCTTTACCTTCTCGATCTAATTTGTTAATAAATACGATCATCGGTATTTTTCGCATTCTACATACCTGAACAAGCTTTTCTGTCTGTTCCTCTACACCTTTTGCAACATCAATTACCACAATAACGCTATCTACCGCCGTTAAGGTTCTAAACGTATCTTCAGCAAAGTCCTTATGCCCTGGGGTGTCTAATATGTTAATTTTAATGCCATTATATTCAAATGCAAGCACAGATGTGGCTACAGATATACCTCTTTGGCGTTCAATTTCCATAAAGTCACTAGTAGCGCCTTTTTTAATTTTATTTGATTTAACGGCACCTGCTTCTTGAATAGCTCCACCAAATAATAAGAGTTTTTCAGTAAGAGTAGTTTTACCGGCATCAGGATGCGAGATTATGCCAAAAGTACGCCTACGTGCTATTTCTTTTTTAACGTTCATTTATAAAATTTAAGACCGCAAATATAAGATTTGTTAAGCATTTAGTTTGGAAATCATTTAAATCACTCTCAACCTTTTATGATTAGAATTTTATAAAAAGGACATATATTCTTTTAGTTGATAATATTTAGACTTACGAATTTTAGATATAATCTAATACCATACTTAAATTTTGATGGGTGATTAATTGTTTAAATAATCAGCTGCAATTAGCGAAATTATTATTTCTTGATTAATGAGAATTTTGAACCCTTAAAAATCATATTTAAGGTCTAATTTCATGTAATTAAGTAAGTTAGGAGGCTTGTATTGATGAGAATTTGAGAGGAAAACCACTGAAAATGTAGGATATTTAAGCCTAAATTCTTACTAAAATTAACAATAATGTGTCGATTTTCCGACTATCGTGTATTACAACTAATATTGTGTAGCTATAGATAAATTCACTTAATCGATTAATATATTTGTGCCACCCAACTTAATACGTTCATTACCCTATTTCTGAATAATTTTAGAACGGGGCTTATTATATTAATAGAGTATTATTGGGTTCTTCTTTTAAAGTAGGTTCTGATATTATCTCAAAATAAATTATAAAATTATTTACAATAGTTCTAAAACGCTAAAGTAATTTTTTACGTATATCTACAACTTAACCTACTATGAATAATAAAACTTCAGTTTTTGATAACCTTTTTGTGTTAGCAAATCTACCTCGCTTAATTCTGATTTCCGTATTTATGATGTTTAGCAGCATTTTTTACGCCCAGAATGCCTTATCTGAGGGGCCGGGACAATCTTCTAGTTTATTAACGATTGAATATACTCGTCAAGAAGGTATAGGTATAACTGCAAAACAGATAGATTATTTTGTAAAATTGAAAAATTCTACTGCAAAAGTTGAAAATTTAAGTTTATCAGCAAAATCTATTACGTGTAATGAAGATAGTCTCCCAAGTTCAAGTGTTGAGTTTGAATTATTGTCATTAGAAGGAGTTTCTATATCTAAAATTGATATCGCTGCGGGCTCTAATGCTGAGTTTATTTTAAGAACTATCAAGAAAGATAATATACAAAATAGCTCTTGGAGTTGTGTGGAAGTTATTGCTACACCACAAGGGTCAAACGCCGATGCGGCATCAGTGATTATAAAACAACTTAATCCGAACGCATCAAACTTCAAATAAAAACCTTATGAAAATAAAAATTACTCTCTCCCTTTTAGGGTTTCTTATTGTTGGTGGGATTTTTACTGGGCAGGCTCAGCTTAAGAACTCATTTGATGTGCGTTATTCTGAAACATTGCGTGGTAATTTTACTACCATTGCCAATAATAACATGTCTAGAACTGCTACTTCAGCTTATACAGGTGAAGATGGCAATCATAACTTTCAAGATAATGTTTATGTAGATATAGATTCAGATGTGACTACTTTTAACTCGAGTAGTGCGTCTCTAAGTTCTGTGGGTACTGGATCTTGTGTGTCTATACGCAAGGTCTATTTGTACTGGACAGCAGGAGATAAGGAGCCTGGAGATAGAAATTCTTCAGATAATCAACCTAATTGGAATTACAATCAGGTAAAACTAAAGTTACCAAGACAAACAGCATATACAACGGTAACTGCTGATGAAGTTTTGTATAGAGGTCGTACTGAGCATTTTTCTAATGATCCTTATGCTTGTGTAAAAGATATTACATCACTGGTTCAAGGTATTGGCGATTATACTGGTAGTTATACTGTGGCAAACGTCGAAGCCAAAACCGGAACGATCATAGGTCATCAAGGTGCTAATGGTGGCGATATTATTGGAGCTTCTGCCGGATGGCAGATTGTTGTCGTTTATGAAAACACCAATCTTCCTGCAAGAAATGTGACCATATTTGATGGTTTTGCTAATGTTACTCGTAATAATGGAGAGAATAATTACGATATACGTGTTGAAGGTTTTAGAACTATTCCTGTTGGGGCGGTAAATGCTGATGTTGTATTTGGAGCTTTAGAAGGTGATCGTGATTTAACTGGAGATAGATTGCAAATTAGAAATGCTTCTAATTCTTATACAGATATAAGTACAGCACTAAGACCTGAAGATAACTTTTTTAATAGTAAAATTACCAGATATGGTCAGGATGTTACTAATAGAGTTCCTGCAAGTACAAATACATTAGGTTTTGATGCAGGTGTTTTTACACTTAATAATCCTAATAATAGTCTACTAGGTAATGATCAGACAAGTACGATTTTAAGATTAACTTCTACTCAGGAGACATACAGTTTATATATGGTGGGTCTCGCTGTTGAAGTGTATGAGCCAGAGCTTTCTCCTTTATTATTGACCACAAATTTAGGAGCTCAAAATGAATTAATTATTGATCAGACCGTTCGTGCAACTTTTCAGGTGAAGAACTTTGGTAATGACGATATGAAAAATTTATCAATTTCATATGTAGTACCTTCCTCTGTAAATTATGTGCCCAATGCAAGTCTTCTTCCAGCTGGCGTAACTGTTAATTATGTAGCAGGAACAAGAACGCTAAATTTTGGATTTGCAGATAATATAGTTGAAGTGGGTGATGCTGTTCTTTCTGTTGGTTTTGATTTGAAAGCATCTTCAGATTGTTCTCTAGCTGGAACTCAATTTAATCTACAATTAAATGCTAACTATAGAGGTGTAAAAAATACCACTCAAAAAACAACACTTTCATCTTCAGCATTATCAGGTGCGTGTCCTGTAGGAAACTTACAGCCATCACGTATTACTCTTGTTGCGAGTGGGCGTGTAAGCCAACTGCGGTAAATGATAGTGCAAGTACACAAGTTGATAGTCCTTTAAATATTGACGTTGTTATCAATGATAATTTTGGTGGTGATGGTCCTGCCTCTCAGGCTATTGTGGTTGCTAGCAATCCTTCAAATGGTACAGCGGTTGTAGATACTAATGGTACACCTAATGATCCTACTGATGATACTATTTTATATACACCAGCTTTAGGATATGTGGGTTCAGATTCTTTCACATATACAATAAAGATGCAAATGGTGATACGAGTACAGCTACTGTTGACGTTACAGTATCTAATGTAATCGTTACTCCCCCGGGTCAGCG
The sequence above is a segment of the Leeuwenhoekiella sp. MAR_2009_132 genome. Coding sequences within it:
- a CDS encoding DUF3467 domain-containing protein, producing MAEDENAQNPQLNIELDETIAQGQYSNLAIINHSVSEFVVDFINIMPGTPKSKVKSRIILTPQHAKRLAKALQENVKRFEKAHGEIKDYEKQPVPLNFGPTGQA
- the rpoC gene encoding DNA-directed RNA polymerase subunit beta', which gives rise to MARDNDKNAVKRFNKISIGLASPEAILAESRGEVLKPETINYRTHKPERDGLFCERIFGPVKDYECACGKYKRIRYKGIVCDRCGVEVTEKKVRRDRVGHINLVVPVAHIWYFRSLPNKIGYILGLPSKKLDMIIYYERYVVIQPGIAKSEEGEDLKKMDFLTEEEYLNVLESIPQENMYLDDSDPNKFIAKMGAECLIELLKRINLDELSYDLRHKANNETSKQRKTEALKRLQVVESLRDANKNRENLPEWMIMKVIPVIPPELRPLVPLDGGRFATSDLNDLYRRVIIRNNRLKRLMEIKAPEVILRNEKRMLQEAVDSLFDNTRKSSAVKTDSNRPLKSLSDSLKGKQGRFRQNLLGKRVDYSARSVIVVGPELKLYECGLPKDMAAELYKPFVIRKLIERGIVKTVKSAKKIIDKKEPVVWDILENVLKGHPVLLNRAPTLHRLGIQAFQPKLIEGKAIQLHPLVCTAFNADFDGDQMAVHLPLGPEAILEAQMLMLASNNILNPANGAPITVPSQDMVLGLYYMTKARKSTPEHPILGEGITFYSPEEVVIAHNQKRVNINAMIKIRTKDFNEEGKLVSQIIDSTVGRVLFNESVPEEAGYINEVLTKKSLRDVIARILKLTNVPRTAEFLDSIKTLGYTFAFRGGLSFSLGDIIIPKEKYEMIDEANTQVDGIMSSYNMGLITNSERYNQVIDVWTSTNASLTELAMKRIREDQQGFNSVYMMLDSGARGSKEQIRQLTGMRGLMAKPKKSNDGGGAIIENPILSNFKEGLSILEYFISTHGARKGLADTALKTADAGYLTRRLVDVSQDVIINSEDCDTLRGVEVSALKKNEEIVETLEARIIGRIALNDVINPLDSEVIVKAGAEITEELAAEITKAPIESVEVRSALTCEATKGICSKCYGRNLATNKMVQMGEAVGVVAAQSIGEPGTQLTLRTFHVGGIAGNISEENKVVVKFSGRLEIEDLKTVEGEAPDGSISQIVISRTSEAKIFDNKTGILLSTNNIPYGSQLSAKDGDLVTKGDVICSWDPYNGVIISEFAGKIKYENIEQGLTYQVETDEQTGFQEKVISESRNKRMIPTLHIIGKKDEIIRSYNLPVGAHLMVDDDDKIKIGKILVKIPRKSAKAGDITGGLPRVTELFEARNPSNPAVVSEIDGVVSFGKIKRGNREIIVESKLGEVKKYLVKLSNQILVQENDFVRAGMPLSDGSVTPEDILSIKGPSAVQQYLVNEVQEVYRLQGVKINDKHFEVVVRQMMRKVRIQDPGDTIFLENQLVHKDDFVTENDSIFGMKVIEEAGDSATLKPGQIISPRDLRDENSILRREDKVLATARDVVAATATPVLQGITRASLQTKSFISAASFQETTKVLNEAAVSGKIDDLEGLKENVIVGHRIPAGTGLRRYDKIIVGSKQELEELNAAREEVNFN
- a CDS encoding peptide chain release factor 3, which codes for MNVKKEIARRRTFGIISHPDAGKTTLTEKLLLFGGAIQEAGAVKSNKIKKGATSDFMEIERQRGISVATSVLAFEYNGIKINILDTPGHKDFAEDTFRTLTAVDSVIVVIDVAKGVEEQTEKLVQVCRMRKIPMIVFINKLDREGKDAFELLDEIEQKLSLTVTPLSFPIGMGYDFKGIYNIWEKNINLFSGDSRKNIEETINIKDIQTEELDQLIGEKPAKTLREELELVEGVYPSFDQEAYLAAEQQPVFFGSALNNFGVRELLDCFVTIAPTPRPKQSEERIVKPDEKDFTGFVFKIHANMDPKHRDRLAFVKIVSGVFERNTPYLHVRNGKKVKFSSPNAFFAEKKEIVDISYPGDIVGLHDTGNFKIGDTLTEGEEIHYKGIPAFSPEHFRYINNADPMKSKQLEKGIDQLMDEGVAQLFTLELNGRKVIGTVGALQYEVIQYRLEHEYGAKCTYEPLSVHKACWVEPNDSKSEEFKEFIRVKQRFMAKDKRGHLVFLADSPFTLQMTQQKYPNVKLHFVSEYK
- a CDS encoding Ig-like domain-containing protein, whose product is MSCRKLTAITYYSCCEWACKPTAVNDSASTQVDSPLNIDVVINDNFGGDGPASQAIVVASNPSNGTAVVDTNGTPNDPTDDTILYTPALGYVGSDSFTYTIKMQMVIRVQLLLTLQYLM